The Thermotoga sp. nucleotide sequence CGAAAACCTTGGCCACAGAAACACACAGGAAGAGCAAGACACGGATCCATAAGATCTCCTATCTGGAGACATGGAGGCGTAGCCCACGGTCCAAAGCCAAGAGATTGGAGCAAGAAACTCAACAAAAAGATGAAGAGACTCGCACTGCGATCCGCCCTGTCTATCAAGTTCAGGGAGAGCAGACTCCTGGTACTCGAAGATCTGAAGTTCGAAAGGCCGAAAACGAGGTCCTTGAAAGAAGTTCTTCAGAATCTTGATCTCGCCGATAAAAAAGCTTTGATCGCTCTTCCGTGGAAAGAAGAAGGCTACATTAACGTGAAACTCTCTGGAAGAAATCTTCCAAACGTAAAAGTGATAATAGCGGATAATCCAAACAACAGCAAAAATGGTGAAAAAGCGGTAAGAATAGATGGTCTCAACGTTTTTGACATGCTCAAGTACGATTACCTGATTCTCACCAAAGATATGGTCTCCAAGATAGAGGAGGTGCTCGGAAATGAAGCAAGAAAAGCTCTCACTGAATGATGTGCTGGTCAGACCCATAATCACAGAAAAAGCTTTGGGACTCCGGGAGCAAAGGAAATACGTCTTCGAAGTGAATCCGCTTGCGAACAAAAACCAAATAAAGGAGGCAGTGGAAAAAATATTCAACGTCAAGGTGGAGAAGGTGAACGTCATCAACATTAAACCCAAGCCAAAGAGAAGGGGTATATTCGAAGGAAGGACTCGCAGCTGGAAAAAGGCAATAGTAACTCTCAAAGAAGGTTATACCATCAAAGAGCTGGAAGGCGAACATTGAGAGGGGTGAAGTCATGGGACTCAGAAGATTTAAACCAGTTACCCCGGGCAGGCGTTTCATGGTAATCTCTGATTTTTCCGATATCACAAAAACGGAGCCGGAAAAGTCCTTGCTTGCTCCTTTGAAGAAGACAGGCGGTAGGAACCATCACGGCAGAGTAACCGTCAGACACAGGGGTGGAGGACACAAAAGAAGATACAGGATCATAGATTTCAAGAGATACGATAAAGCTGGGATTCCTGCAAAGGTCATGGCTATCGAATACGACCCGAACAGATCTGCCAGGATAGCGCTTCTTTTTTACGCGGATGGAGAGAAGAGGTACATCCTTGCTCCGAAAGGTATCAAAGTTGGTGACACGCTCATGAGTGGTCCTGACGCAGAGATAAAACCTGGAAACGCCTTGCCACTGGAGAAGATTCCCGTTGGAACGCTCGTACACAACGTTGAGTTCATTCCTGGCAAGGGAGGCCAGATTGCGAGAGCAGCCGGGACTTACTGCCAGATTATGGCAAAAGAAGGAGATTACGCATTGTTGAGGATGCCGTCCGGGGAACTGAGAAAGATCCACGTTAAATGTTATGCAACGGTGGGTATGGTCGGTAATGAGGATCACAAAAACGAAGTACACGGAAAAGCGGGAAGGGTGAGGTGGCTGGGCAGGAGACCACATGTCAGGGGAGTTGCCATGAACCCGGTGGACCATCCACATGGCGGTGGTGAAGGCAGAGGCAAAGGACATCATCCAACCAGTCCCTGGGGCTTGCCCACCAAGGGTTACAAGACGAGACGCGGCAAGAAGCCATCTGACAAATTCATCGTCAGAAGGAGAAACGAAGTGTAAGGAGGTGAATTGAGTGGGTCGCTCTAAGAAGAAGGGCCCCTATGTAGATAGAAAACTCTTGGAGAAGATCAGAAAACTCAACGAAACAGGAGAAAAGAAAGTAATAAAGACCTGGAGCAGGGCCTCCATGATCATACCCGAGATGGTTGGGCACACGATAGCCGTTTACAACGGTATGAAGCACATACCAGTTTACATCACAGAAAACATGGTAGGACACAGACTTGGGGAGTTTGCCCCAACCAGGAGATTCGGAGGTCACGCTGACAAAAAGGCGAAAAAAGGCGAATTGAAGAAGTGAGGAGGGGAACCAATGAGGCT carries:
- the rplD gene encoding 50S ribosomal protein L4 — encoded protein: MAQVDLFNVKGEKVGTLEISDFVFNIEPNYDVMWRYVDMQLSNRRAGTASTKTRGEVSGGGRKPWPQKHTGRARHGSIRSPIWRHGGVAHGPKPRDWSKKLNKKMKRLALRSALSIKFRESRLLVLEDLKFERPKTRSLKEVLQNLDLADKKALIALPWKEEGYINVKLSGRNLPNVKVIIADNPNNSKNGEKAVRIDGLNVFDMLKYDYLILTKDMVSKIEEVLGNEARKALTE
- the rplW gene encoding 50S ribosomal protein L23, encoding MKQEKLSLNDVLVRPIITEKALGLREQRKYVFEVNPLANKNQIKEAVEKIFNVKVEKVNVINIKPKPKRRGIFEGRTRSWKKAIVTLKEGYTIKELEGEH
- the rplB gene encoding 50S ribosomal protein L2; protein product: MGLRRFKPVTPGRRFMVISDFSDITKTEPEKSLLAPLKKTGGRNHHGRVTVRHRGGGHKRRYRIIDFKRYDKAGIPAKVMAIEYDPNRSARIALLFYADGEKRYILAPKGIKVGDTLMSGPDAEIKPGNALPLEKIPVGTLVHNVEFIPGKGGQIARAAGTYCQIMAKEGDYALLRMPSGELRKIHVKCYATVGMVGNEDHKNEVHGKAGRVRWLGRRPHVRGVAMNPVDHPHGGGEGRGKGHHPTSPWGLPTKGYKTRRGKKPSDKFIVRRRNEV
- the rpsS gene encoding 30S ribosomal protein S19; translated protein: MGRSKKKGPYVDRKLLEKIRKLNETGEKKVIKTWSRASMIIPEMVGHTIAVYNGMKHIPVYITENMVGHRLGEFAPTRRFGGHADKKAKKGELKK